Within Saccharomycodes ludwigii strain NBRC 1722 chromosome IV, whole genome shotgun sequence, the genomic segment ATATTAAAACaggaaatattataactGTTTTAAGTAGCAGTGAACCAGTAGAAGCCAGTAAGGTCACCATAAGCATTGACCACAATTCTGACAAAGTTAATGTTTATGTCATTACTGAATCAGGTAATTTAGAAATCTTCCAAGACATTTTTGTAAAGCGAGAAGATAGCGATAATATCgaatctttattaaaatccaaaaagaaaaagaaggacAGGACAGGTGTCAAAAATGGTGGTAATAAAAAGTCAAAGAAAATTGATGGGAAGATTACTTTTGAAATGAATTCTAAACATTTGCCCCTATTGAATTGTACTACTTCTAATAGTATTGATGAACTAATCATTACTTGGCTAGAACGTGTTTCAAGTCCCTTTTCTAAACAAATAACTGTGGCTGCTGCACCACAGGATGTTGTTAATTCCACAAGCAACTTATTTTATactataaaaattaaaccaCACTTCAGTAATCAAGGCCAAAAACACTATCAAGGCACAGATATTGCATCACATGAAAAGTACGTTGAAGGCAATGCAACTGTCAGCAATGGTGACAATTTCCAAGATTTATTAGAAAGTGAAATTGACAAAGtattagaaaataataataatgtaaTAACCAGTTTACAAGACCAATTATTTGATCAAATGTTAGAAAATACGAAAGaccataaaaataaaaaagcatCAACTACTATTGGTtctgataataatgttgataTTGCAACGACAATCTCAACaactaatactaataacaaattgaggaaaaagaagaataaaGATGTTGTAGGAACTCTAACTGTAATTTTAACACAGGCATTAAAATCCAATGACCAATCATTATTAGACCAAGTGTTGAACACAAGAGATCCTAGAGTGATTAAAGCTACAATATATAAACTACCCCAACAACAattatctattttattattacaaaaattggCAGAAAGGATAGCTGTGGCCAAAAACAATGATGGCAGTGGAAATTCCAGCAACAATAGCCTAGATCAATGGTGTAAATGGTGTTTGATTATACACGGTGGGTACCTAAACACTATACCTGATCTACTAAGTTCTTTAAGCTCTTTGCATAGCGCCATGAAGAGGAAAGCGTCTGTGTTGAACAGATTGAATGAATTGGGGGAAGCCTTGGATTGTGtattgaaaagaaatgagTTTAATGATGAAACAAGTAACAATGAGTATGAAagtgaagaagaagaagaatttgTAGAATATGTTGAAGAATTGGATGATGCTGGCttattaattgaaaatgGCAAATTAGTAAACGATGATtctaatgaaaatgaatattCTGAAGACGATACACGTGACTCTGTAGTAATCTGAGGTgatgtttatttatatttatatttttatttttagttaataataataataataatgcgAATTGGTTACTGGGAGatagtaaaataataaactgTATAAGCATTTGTATATTAGCAAGAGATTGAACGTGTTAACAAAGAATAGATAATTGTAGATTTgagttaaaaaaagaaaagaattaCCGTTTAAgataagaaaagaaaaactttgtttgattgtttttttgttatttgatTTGACTTCTTTAAACGTGTCAATTACCGTACAAAAATCTACTGCACTGTTTTCATAGAGCGTTGTGTGGTGTACGGGTGAATAGATGGCCATTTCAtcaaattttatataataaaaaaaccttttttcGGAATTACCGAAATTGGtttgtcctttttttagcaaaatatttaaaaaaaaaaaaatatgcttTTATAAATTGTCATTTTTTGCAATaataaaccttttttttttttttttttcccgtTTTAGATTGCTAGTTTGTTATTCATTATAGCCCAGTACTTGTTATCTttgatattatatatatatatatatatatatcagaCTATTAAAGATGTTATAATCtttgatctttttttttttttcttcttttacaATCCTtctgaaaaaatatatgtttaaataacactttaaaaaaaaaaaaaaaaaaaaaaaacctacTGAAAGGTAATCAAACCAATCCAACAACCATCATGAGTACCGCTAACTCTTCTACAACTGATAATACTCAAGACGATAAACAATATATCTCGTACAATAACGTACATCAATTGTGTCAGGTTTCTGCCGAACGTATCAAGAAATTTAAACCAGATATTATAATCGCTATTGGAGGTGGTGGTTTCATTCCAGCCAGAATACTAagaacttttttaaaagaaccGGGTATTCCAACAATTAGGATTTTTGCTATTATCTTATCTTTATATGAAGATCTGAACTCTGTAGGTTCTAACGCCGAACATCTGGGTGTACAAGTTAAAAGAATACAATGGATAGATTATGAGCAATGTAAATTAAGTTTATTGGGTAAAAAAATCTTAATAGTTGATGAGGTTGATGATACAAGAACAACTTTATGTTATGCTTTGCAAGAACTAGAAAAAGATGTTCGGGAACAAAGTTTAGAAAAGGGTATCAAATATGAGGAAAGCGGCACTAAATTTGGTATTTTCGTTTTACATGACAAGTTAAAACCTAAAAAGGCTGAATTACCTGACTATATATTGAAAGGTGAAAATAGGTATATTTGTGCTAAACAAGTTCCCAATAAATGGTATGCTTATCCATGGGAATCTACAGACATTGTTTATCATACTAGAATGGCTATGAAGCAAGGTAACGATGTTTTTTTACCAGAAGGAGAATATGAAAGAGTAAATTCTAAGACTAGCtctcaataattttttttctcggAATTTCGAATTTCGAATTTCggattttttatatttttggtttaaccgagcaaaaaaaaaaaaaaaatatatgtattttgCAACTCTTCTTAAAAAGAGTGcaaatctttttaaaagGAGCTGCAAATTCTCCTATTAAAAACTTAaccttttattattattattattattattattattattattattattattattattattattctcttttttttcttttcttttcttttattttaaatcctagtttctaaaatttttatgactaaaagaattagttcgtatgtatatataaatatatataaatactaAACAGATATGACCAATTCTTCATTACCTGCTATCCCTATTTGGCTGGACTGTGATCCAGGTCATGATGATGCAGTCGCTATATTAATGGCATGCAAATTACCCCAATTTAAATTGGTCGGTATATCTGCATCCTATGGTAACTCCACACCCTTAAACactttgaaaaatacaatttcTATTCTACAAAGCTTGAATGAAAAGATGTGCACCTATCAAGATATTACcagtaatgataataatacaacCAGTAATAGCGCAATCCCCATTTATAAAGGTGCACAAGAACCACTAGTGAAACAAGACACCGGTGATTATACTGATTTTGACTATGAAAAAGATTCATATACGGCTCCTGAAATACATGGTGATTCTGGGCTAGACGGCACCACATTATTACCCAAACCAGatgaaacttttttaaacaaattagTTCCTAGTACTAATTCAACCGCTAACTATTTCGATTTTATAAAAGGTTTAGAAAATGCATTGCTGCAGTATCCTAACGAATTAGTTTACGTATCCACCGCTTCCTTGACTTCTCTGGCTACATTCTGTTTAACAAAAccacatttaaaaaaaaattttaaatatatttcaGCTATGGGCGGATCCTTTTATAACATTGGCAACAGAAACCCTAAAAATACGGCTGaattcaatatatatattgatcCCCACGCTGCtaattgtatttttcaGGATCCTATATTGCAGggcaaaatatttttagctCCATTGAATTTGACACATAAAGCAATTGCTACTGAAGAAgtaatggaaaaaattaaagactACCACGGTACTACAGTAATCACTAGCAGTAAATCAAATTCCATGGTCAGGAAAATGTTTtatgaattatttttatttttcaaaacaacaTATAGTAAAGCACAAGGTGCTCAATTTATAAAGGGACCACCAGTGCACGACCCATTAACATTAATGCCATTATTGCAATTcataaataatgataaaaaagttgattttaaatacaAAGTTTTGgatatatttgttattgaagatgaaaaaaataaagattatGGAAGAACATTGGCTGTTAAAGAACACAAGTCTACAGAAATTACTAGTCTTGGCTCCAATATTTCTAAAGGGATTATAGTTGGTTTTGATATGAATATAGATTATTTTTGGGATAAAGTTCATGAATCATTAGAATTAGCATGAATTTTTGTCTGGATATATAAGCAAAATAGGAcacatatttattttacttttaataatttattttaatcatacagtatataaataaccTGTTTTAATTGTGATCAACGAAAACTTTGcttatattttcatttaattgaaattattgtgataataaaatccaTAGCTGTTCTCGATGATTACAAACTggttataaaattatattgtttttattcacGTGAGTAATTTCAAACAACGAGAGACTTTACTAATATGAGCATCCGTACCTTTCtatgataaaatattttttttttttattgtaatatttttataatttatatatatattttttttgttgtaattGGCAACAATGACGGGGTGTGCCATGTTTGGTGTCTgtaaaaaaagcaaaaaaaaaaaaaaaatacatatatatatatatatatattattagtactgtttaataaattgtttttaatttttgatcttttttttttttttttttggctaataaaaagttaatgatttttaaataaaatgggATGATCCTTGGATAAGTACTTATAAGGCTGTATATCTTTTTGAAAGAATGTGTGACTGGATTTAATTTAACTATTTTACTatgtttgaaaaaaaaaagaaaaaaaattcctcaatattaaaataatactaactATTGCTACTttcatttaattaattaaaaaaaaaaaaaaattcgaGCCAAATCCTTAATTTTTATGTTAATATGTTATTAAACTTATAATATGCTCTGTTGAAGTTGGTTTGTACATGAAataaatagtttttttttttttttttttttttgttaactgtttaatatcttttttaatcgTTTtagtataaaaatttttttttaaattttcatcACATATATGCTTTGTATTTAATATGTTTCGTGTATATTTCAATATATGTACTATCTGTCATAAAAATGtgattaaatattattaatactacACCTTTCAAGCAAGTTTCTGTGTATTTCAACAGAAAAGTTTTCAAAAGTAGCCTTACACtccccccttttttttatttgtttatttatttatttattatacttGGCTTTTTTGTTTACCCTTAAAAGCAGTATAattaaccttttttttttttacagtgttttttttttaattatttatttatttttatgtaatttttataaaatgtattgttttatatttttatattatactATTGTCATTTTagttacaaaaaatattttaaagttaGTCAATAAATTGACCTTTAACTTTAAATCAACCTATTATCGAACgacttattaaaaaaattaaattaaaaactcaaaataattataaaaattagcTACATTGAGaacattaataaaagtaatttttaatccaatataaattttaaaatgttgctctttttaatataattaagGTTATAACTCTAATAATACAGTATCAAGTTAATATGAATAAATGGCTAATTATCGTgccatttttcaaaaaatgttaaaattaataatagcattgtctctatatttaaaactcAAGCAAATAATTTCTTCAAGTAacatacacatatatatatgtatatataagtttgtaaatttacaagtttttttttttttttttaaaaattttccaatttagAGTAGCAATTGAtaactaataatttatagtatagtattatatattactaAAGGCCTTTGATTAACATCTACTTACATACTAAAGAAAACCAAAACTTTACTATTCTTAGTTTAGAACaaagaaagaaacaaaaaaaaacaacgacaacaaaaaagatgaccattaacaataaaattgaaactAGTAATGATTATGGTATCCTGCATGGTGGTGAAAATTCCAAGGATATGTcaactttttcaaaatttctCTGCATATATTCGAGAAATCCAAACACTTTCGAATTATATGAAGCTCGTGATAAACAAAATTCAACTTTTGGACCCAATTGGGATGAATTTAAAATgattttgcaaaaaaatgttttaaaagcCACAGAATATGAATATGGTGAGGTTTATGAATATATCATTCCAGTTTCTGCTTTTGCTGAcacttctttttctttaaatggTAACATTGCTAAATTTATCAGGTTTcctactaataatattgattttgaaatCAAAGTTAGTGAGTATTGGAAAGCTGGTGAAAGTCAAATTAGAGGTGTTATTACAACTactgaaaatgaaaatgtcTTTAATGATTGGTTTGTTTTCCATATTTTAGATCAAGCTAGATTGCATACTAGCGAAACCCCAATGGATCCCACTATAAGTACCAACTATGCTGAGCTATTTACCAGGTTTTTTGAAGagaatttgaaaaacacAGTTGTTCAAGATGAATGGGATTTAGGTGGCAGACAGCATTTCCTTGAACGTGTTGAATATTTCACCAAGAGAATGGCTAAAATTGAATGTATTTTGCCCGCTTTCCCATGCAAATCTTCTAACACTCAAAAGGTGTATAGTCTATTTCCAGATATGGGTGAGGAATTAGCcttcaaaaatttgatttcCTGTGTTGAAAAGGTTTCCAAAATATATCCACCAGGTATTAAAATTTGGATTGTTTCTGATGGACATGTTTTTAGTGATTGTATTGGTGTAGATGATGATGTTGTTGATGAATATACTAGAAAATTGCACAATCTATATAAGACATGTGCTGTACCCGGTATTGATGCCATTGGGTTTTGTGGTTTgaaagaattattttttgaaggaGATACcagtttaaaatttaatgagGAGTGGGTAGCTGAAATTACCTTACCACATTATACTGGCTCCAAAATTTGCCAAGGCAGTGAATTGTGTAGAAAAATCTTGATGAAAGGTTGTGATACTGATGATGGTAGATTAAGAgaacaaatattaattcCAGACCATCCAAGATTACATTTATATAGAGGCTTCTCCAAATTTATGATTGAGGATTTACGCTTATTATCGCATTTCAAAGGTGCTTCTAATAAAACCTATAAAAAAACGGCTTGCAAAGTTTCTTTTGAAATgattaaaagaaatgatGCTTATTCTAATTTGGTAGATTTGGTTTTCCCTCATCATTTAAGATTGTCTATTCATGCTCATAATAATAGAGGACCAAAATTTGGAATTAGAATAATATCTTTGGAACAATGTAGACCAATTAAGTCTTTGAATAGTGTTGAAGAGCCTGAATATGAAGATTTATTGCACATTCCCACACCTTGGCACAATTGTGTCGTCAAAGTTgataacaatgataaatattatttaaccAGAT encodes:
- the DIT1 gene encoding Dit1p (similar to Saccharomyces cerevisiae YDR403W | DIT1 | DITyrosine) gives rise to the protein MTINNKIETSNDYGILHGGENSKDMSTFSKFLCIYSRNPNTFELYEARDKQNSTFGPNWDEFKMILQKNVLKATEYEYGEVYEYIIPVSAFADTSFSLNGNIAKFIRFPTNNIDFEIKVSEYWKAGESQIRGVITTTENENVFNDWFVFHILDQARLHTSETPMDPTISTNYAELFTRFFEENLKNTVVQDEWDLGGRQHFLERVEYFTKRMAKIECILPAFPCKSSNTQKVYSLFPDMGEELAFKNLISCVEKVSKIYPPGIKIWIVSDGHVFSDCIGVDDDVVDEYTRKLHNLYKTCAVPGIDAIGFCGLKELFFEGDTSLKFNEEWVAEITLPHYTGSKICQGSELCRKILMKGCDTDDGRLREQILIPDHPRLHLYRGFSKFMIEDLRLLSHFKGASNKTYKKTACKVSFEMIKRNDAYSNLVDLVFPHHLRLSIHAHNNRGPKFGIRIISLEQCRPIKSLNSVEEPEYEDLLHIPTPWHNCVVKVDNNDKYYLTRSSVIHEAISKGLYKGEWCIEHSTGGHFVIRKVDNELEKDAAIVKVSDLNISNDDNSISSFEDEQNEKKLQEKGEEEEEGDLVLNSSITA
- the HPT1 gene encoding hypoxanthine phosphoribosyltransferase (similar to Saccharomyces cerevisiae YDR399W | HPT1 | Hypoxanthine guanine PhosphoribosylTransferase) produces the protein MSTANSSTTDNTQDDKQYISYNNVHQLCQVSAERIKKFKPDIIIAIGGGGFIPARILRTFLKEPGIPTIRIFAIILSLYEDLNSVGSNAEHLGVQVKRIQWIDYEQCKLSLLGKKILIVDEVDDTRTTLCYALQELEKDVREQSLEKGIKYEESGTKFGIFVLHDKLKPKKAELPDYILKGENRYICAKQVPNKWYAYPWESTDIVYHTRMAMKQGNDVFLPEGEYERVNSKTSSQ
- the URH1 gene encoding trifunctional uridine nucleosidase/nicotinamide riboside hydrolase/nicotinic acid riboside hydrolase (similar to Saccharomyces cerevisiae YDR400W | URH1 | URidine Hydrolase), coding for MTNSSLPAIPIWLDCDPGHDDAVAILMACKLPQFKLVGISASYGNSTPLNTLKNTISILQSLNEKMCTYQDITSNDNNTTSNSAIPIYKGAQEPLVKQDTGDYTDFDYEKDSYTAPEIHGDSGLDGTTLLPKPDETFLNKLVPSTNSTANYFDFIKGLENALLQYPNELVYVSTASLTSLATFCLTKPHLKKNFKYISAMGGSFYNIGNRNPKNTAEFNIYIDPHAANCIFQDPILQGKIFLAPLNLTHKAIATEEVMEKIKDYHGTTVITSSKSNSMVRKMFYELFLFFKTTYSKAQGAQFIKGPPVHDPLTLMPLLQFINNDKKVDFKYKVLDIFVIEDEKNKDYGRTLAVKEHKSTEITSLGSNISKGIIVGFDMNIDYFWDKVHESLELA
- the UTP5 gene encoding Utp5p (similar to Saccharomyces cerevisiae YDR398W | UTP5 | U Three Protein); its protein translation is MNSLSKSDNNTSFSPVILTEYENQSGLLAYVTIELNKQRLSIKELSSDRVINTLFINEANTKINTIKFKHINNSDTSLILLGLSTGEIWIYAYKNNEIVTKLSTQSNFPIVDLQVDSTSNKLYCCDSGNILHIYDLTNFNKINKLDLNEDIFSSSSSNDATIGKICCINSANDKNEKVLLCSQSVLLYNLTSNEVELKFPGHITPITFVEYIESHKCFVTAAKNDRFLNVYDIKTGNIITVLSSSEPVEASKVTISIDHNSDKVNVYVITESGNLEIFQDIFVKREDSDNIESLLKSKKKKKDRTGVKNGGNKKSKKIDGKITFEMNSKHLPLLNCTTSNSIDELIITWLERVSSPFSKQITVAAAPQDVVNSTSNLFYTIKIKPHFSNQGQKHYQGTDIASHEKYVEGNATVSNGDNFQDLLESEIDKVLENNNNVITSLQDQLFDQMLENTKDHKNKKASTTIGSDNNVDIATTISTTNTNNKLRKKKNKDVVGTLTVILTQALKSNDQSLLDQVLNTRDPRVIKATIYKLPQQQLSILLLQKLAERIAVAKNNDGSGNSSNNSLDQWCKWCLIIHGGYLNTIPDLLSSLSSLHSAMKRKASVLNRLNELGEALDCVLKRNEFNDETSNNEYESEEEEEFVEYVEELDDAGLLIENGKLVNDDSNENEYSEDDTRDSVVI